From Xyrauchen texanus isolate HMW12.3.18 chromosome 12, RBS_HiC_50CHRs, whole genome shotgun sequence, one genomic window encodes:
- the LOC127653099 gene encoding UBA-like domain-containing protein 1 isoform X1, translated as MEELRHQVMINQFVLTAGCAADQAKQLLQASRWQFETALSTFFQEANIPYSHQMMRTPSNTPATPPNFPDALSMFSCLKASESFGNSSPIASMATSPTPHVNWVMSPPATTGHQGRWTPCQIATQTASPGWPAAVTQQASTEHASIAIGAER; from the exons ATGGAAGAACTAAGGCATCAAGTTATGATAAACCAGTTTGTTCTTACAGCCGGATGTGCGGCAGACCAAGCAAAGCAGCTTCTACAAGCTTCACGCTGGCAGTTTGAG ACTGCTCTTAGTACTTTTTTCCAAGAAGCTAATATTCCTTACAGCCATCAGATG ATGCGCACTCCATCCAACACCCCCGCAACACCCCCCAACTTCCCAGATGCACTATCTATGTTCTCCTGCCTGAAAGCCTCTGAAAGCTTCGGGAACAGTAGTCCAATTGCTTCAATGGCTACATCTCCAACTCCTCACGTCAACTGGGTCATGAGCCCTCCAGCAACCACTGGTCACCAGGGACGATGGACTCCATGTCAGATCGCAACACAGACGGCATCACCGGGCTGGCCAGCAGCTGTAACACAGCAAGCCTCCACTGAGCATGCTAGTATTGCCATTGGGGCAGAGAGATAG
- the LOC127653099 gene encoding UBA-like domain-containing protein 1 isoform X2: MIDNLIDIKTALSTFFQEANIPYSHQMMRTPSNTPATPPNFPDALSMFSCLKASESFGNSSPIASMATSPTPHVNWVMSPPATTGHQGRWTPCQIATQTASPGWPAAVTQQASTEHASIAIGAER; the protein is encoded by the exons ATGATAGATAATTTGATAGACATAAAG ACTGCTCTTAGTACTTTTTTCCAAGAAGCTAATATTCCTTACAGCCATCAGATG ATGCGCACTCCATCCAACACCCCCGCAACACCCCCCAACTTCCCAGATGCACTATCTATGTTCTCCTGCCTGAAAGCCTCTGAAAGCTTCGGGAACAGTAGTCCAATTGCTTCAATGGCTACATCTCCAACTCCTCACGTCAACTGGGTCATGAGCCCTCCAGCAACCACTGGTCACCAGGGACGATGGACTCCATGTCAGATCGCAACACAGACGGCATCACCGGGCTGGCCAGCAGCTGTAACACAGCAAGCCTCCACTGAGCATGCTAGTATTGCCATTGGGGCAGAGAGATAG